In one Lolium rigidum isolate FL_2022 chromosome 3, APGP_CSIRO_Lrig_0.1, whole genome shotgun sequence genomic region, the following are encoded:
- the LOC124703129 gene encoding beta-glucosidase-like SFR2, chloroplastic, protein MPWPAFLAAAAKLVVLAAAAATAANAASYARFRRRNLRRIPNPIDDSADPIADFCALPSSSTAASEDDDFFFGLATAPAHVEDRLDDAWLQFAQEHSGGDNDSMPNQMPANAVVASAGGDGGSQPSSRPRGDEKGSDGDQRKPLRVAMEAMLRGFEKFSESAESSDTDSGSRKVAAWHNVPCPQERLKFWSDPDTELKLAKETGVSVFRMGVDWTRIMPKEPTEDFNNSVNFAALERYRWIIQRVHEHGMKVMLTLFHHSLPPWAGEYGGWKMEKTVNYFMDFVRLVVDRVSDLVDYWVVFNEPHVFVMLTYCAGAWPGGDPNAIEVATSALPTGVYNQALHWMAVAHAEAYDYIHSESKNAMMPIVGCSHNVSFTRPYGLFDVAAVTIANSMTLFPYVDSICDKLDFIGINYYGQEVISGPGLKLVDSDEYSESGRGVYPDGLFRLLLKFNERYKSLNIPFIITENGVSDETDLIRKPYILEHLLAIYAAMLMGVRVLGYLFWTTSDNWEWADGYGPKFGLVGVDRANNLARKPRPSYYLFSKVVATGKITGQDRMSAWRELQEAAVQKKTRPFFREVDKHGRMYAGGLDRPIQRSFVLRDWRFGHYEMEGLQDPLSRFVRCVIRPFGRKKKIHYIEDDAISYSMSP, encoded by the exons ATGCCATGGCCGGCcttcctggcggcggcggcgaagctcgTCGTCCTTGCGGCGGCCGCCGCGACGGCGGCCAACGCGGCCTCCTATGCGCGGTTCCGCCGGCGGAACCTTCGCCGCATCCCCAACCCCATTGACGACTCCGCCGACCCCATCGCCGACTTCTGCGCCCTCCCCTCCTCATCCACCGCCGCCTCAG AAGATGACGATTTCTTCTTCGGGTTAGCGACAGCGCCTGCACATGTTGAAGACAGGCTGGACGATGCTTGGCTTCAGTTTGCGCAAGAGCATTCGGGTGGTGATAATGACTCCATGCCAAACCAGATGCCAGCCAACGCAGTGGTGGCCTCTGCTGGCGGCGATGGAGGATCTCAGCCCTCATCTAGGCCAAGAGGGGACGAAAAGGGTAGCGATGGAGATCAAAGGAAGCCTCTTAGGGTAGCCATGGAGGCTATGCTTAGGGGTTTTGAAAAGTTCTCTGAGAGTGCAGAATCTAGCGACACTGATAGTGGCAGCCGCAAAGTTGCTGCTTGGCACAATGTTCCATGCCC GCAAGAGAGGCTTAAATTTTGGTCCGATCCTGATACTGAGTTGAAACTTGCTAAAGAAACCGGGGTTAGTGTTTTCCGCATGGGTGTAGACTGGACGAGGATAATGCCCAAGGAACCAACTGAAGACTTCAACAACTCC GTTAATTTTGCAGCACTTGAGCGGTACAGATGGataattcaaagagttcatgagcATGGGATGAAAGTAATGCTTACTCTATTTCATCACtcgcttccaccttgggctggggAATATGGGGGGTGGAAGATGGAAAAAACTGTTAATTATTTCATGGATTTTGTAAG GCTTGTTGTTGACCGGGTGTCAGACTTAGTGGACTACTGGGTGGTTTTCAATGAACCACATGTGTTTGTGATGCTAACTTATTGTGCTGGTGCTTGGCCTGGTGGAGATCCTAATGCAATTGAAGTAGCAACATCTGCTTTGCCAACTGGTGTATATAATCAAGCTTTGCATTGGATGGCTGTTGCGCATGCTGAAGCCTATGACTACATTCATTCAGAAAG CAAGAATGCAATGATGCCAATAGTTGGTTGTTCACATAATGTATCGTTTACACGACCATATGGTCTATTTGATGTTGCGGCTGTCACAATAGCTAATTCAATGACCCTATTCCCTTACGTCGATAGCATTTGTGATAAATTGGACTTTATTGGCATCAACTACTATGGGCAG GAGGTAATATCAGGACCTGGTCTAAAGCTCGTCGATAGTGATGAGTACAGTGAATCTGGTCGTGGAGTTTATCCCGATGGGTTATTCCGCCTCCTACTTAAGTTCAATGAGAgatacaagagcttaaatatACCTTTTATCATCACTGAAAATGGAGTTTCTGATGAGACTGATCTGATTCGTAAGCCATATATACTGGAGCACCTATTAGCCATATATGCAGCCATGTTAATG GGTGTACGTGTGCTTGGCTATCTATTTTGGACAACATCGGATAATTGGGAGTGGGCTGATGGCTATGGTCCAAAGTTTGGGCTTGTTGGTGTTGACCGTGCAAATAACCTAGCACGGAAACCTCGCCCTTCATACTATTTATTCTCCAAG GTTGTTGCAACAGGAAAAATTACGGGACAGGACAGAATGTCTGCTTGGAGGGAACTGCAAGAAGCTGCAGTTCAGAAGAAAACACGTCCATTTTTCAgagaagttgataaacatggtcggaTGTATGCAG GAGGTCTAGATCGGCCTATTCAGCGAAGTTTTGTATTGCGGGACTGGCGATTTGGCCACTATGAAATGGAAGGCTTACAGGATCCTTTGAGCCGCTTTGTAAGATGTGTAATTAGACCATTTGGACGCAAGAAGAAGATTCACTACATTGAGGACGATGCAATTTCTTACTCTATGTCTCCTTAA